In Thermospira aquatica, the following proteins share a genomic window:
- a CDS encoding SH3 domain-containing protein, with protein sequence MKKILFFFFSVMGLMFLSERDYLREDVGFVGVKIWRLGLYDLPQGDLILKLSALQTVDVLARTNLGKEVWYQVSVMSSDNETTVRGWVNASGLFCEKDFRVVKKIPPWFLFVEYSDGQKIVCQVLESGRVRFYDGKEVSEETLKVYDSIFLVGKVMLYYDGTNSYVPWMRRLDIITNASLFPHEEDLRRGVGNVYILTGDRVNLRVLPSTNATVKKQLNKGQEVIFLWRVGKREKIAGKWGYWARVIVPEKKGVEGYVFDAYLEEKRVP encoded by the coding sequence ATGAAAAAAATACTTTTCTTTTTTTTCTCCGTGATGGGATTGATGTTTTTAAGTGAACGGGATTATCTTCGGGAGGATGTGGGGTTTGTGGGGGTCAAAATTTGGCGATTGGGGCTTTATGATTTGCCGCAGGGGGATCTCATCTTGAAACTCTCAGCTTTGCAGACGGTTGATGTTCTTGCAAGAACCAATCTCGGAAAAGAGGTATGGTATCAGGTTTCGGTGATGTCTTCTGATAACGAAACAACTGTCAGGGGATGGGTGAACGCCTCAGGACTTTTTTGTGAAAAGGATTTCCGGGTGGTGAAAAAGATTCCCCCCTGGTTCTTGTTTGTGGAATATTCTGATGGTCAGAAGATCGTCTGTCAGGTCCTTGAATCAGGACGGGTGCGCTTCTATGACGGTAAGGAGGTGAGTGAAGAGACGCTCAAAGTGTATGATTCTATCTTTCTCGTGGGAAAGGTGATGTTATACTATGATGGGACAAATAGCTATGTGCCCTGGATGAGACGATTGGATATTATCACCAATGCGTCACTTTTTCCTCATGAGGAGGATTTGCGTAGAGGGGTAGGAAATGTGTATATCCTTACTGGAGACAGGGTAAATCTTCGTGTTCTTCCTTCTACGAATGCGACGGTAAAAAAGCAACTTAACAAGGGGCAGGAGGTGATTTTTCTCTGGAGAGTGGGTAAACGCGAAAAAATTGCAGGAAAATGGGGATACTGGGCAAGGGTGATTGTGCCTGAGAAAAAAGGGGTAGAGGGGTATGTCTTTGACGCTTACCTCGAGGAGAAAAGAGTTCCATGA
- a CDS encoding alpha-2-macroglobulin family protein, with translation MINFLIKSRNGYAWRHTHENGWVFYAFSSYLNKYEKDEPMTSCQVRVAAQEILSGRFENRLQPAQTGSMFFKAGDEGEFPITLSRTGQGALYYTYRYRYIAKKLPASVSYGFSLKKTYLDPDTGEPVSVFTRGKDYLVKIEVAVSQPRYMVVLEDHLPAGAEAVNLSFVTEAGNPNAARTGTKRAGYDFWWSGFSHKEIYKDRVIYAADVLYPGTYTLTYLLRANLMGTFALPGCHIEEMYAPENFATLYTPESVVIQ, from the coding sequence GTGATAAACTTCCTCATCAAAAGCCGGAATGGGTATGCCTGGCGCCATACCCATGAGAATGGTTGGGTCTTCTATGCGTTTTCTTCGTACCTCAACAAATACGAAAAAGACGAACCAATGACCTCTTGCCAGGTGCGAGTTGCAGCTCAGGAGATCCTTTCCGGCAGGTTTGAGAACAGACTCCAACCTGCTCAAACGGGAAGTATGTTTTTCAAAGCAGGCGATGAGGGAGAGTTTCCCATCACGCTTTCAAGAACAGGACAGGGAGCCCTGTATTACACTTACCGTTATCGTTATATTGCCAAAAAATTGCCAGCCTCCGTAAGTTATGGTTTTAGCCTTAAAAAAACCTACCTTGATCCTGATACGGGAGAACCTGTTTCTGTGTTTACTCGAGGCAAGGATTATCTGGTGAAAATTGAGGTGGCAGTTTCTCAACCTCGTTATATGGTGGTACTGGAGGATCATCTTCCTGCTGGTGCTGAGGCTGTCAACCTCTCTTTTGTTACGGAAGCAGGAAATCCAAACGCTGCACGGACGGGCACAAAAAGGGCAGGATACGATTTTTGGTGGAGTGGTTTTTCTCACAAAGAGATCTATAAAGACAGGGTCATCTATGCTGCGGATGTTCTTTATCCCGGTACCTACACTCTGACCTATCTCCTTCGTGCTAATTTGATGGGAACTTTTGCACTTCCTGGATGCCATATCGAGGAGATGTATGCCCCTGAGAATTTTGCTACCCTGTATACTCCGGAGAGTGTTGTGATTCAGTAA
- the guaB gene encoding IMP dehydrogenase has product MKDKFYFDDIGLTFDDVLIVPNYSEVVPAQVSTETFLTKDIRLHIPLMSAAMDTVTDANMAIAIAQLGGIGVIHRNLTPTKQAEEVRKVKRFENIIIETPITIDYSQNIENVRVLMRQGRISGIPVVDGEKKLMGIITKRDLEFYDEKKAKNIPVHEVMTPREKLVVYEVENPQQVDLNRAGEIMRKNRVEKLPLVNKKNILVGLITLKDITRIVEHTYATKDEGGRLRVAAAVGTGEAELERVSKLVEAGVDIIVVDTAHGHSRKVIDMVKMVKKQFPSQNVIAGNIATAEAAKALIDAGADAVKVGIGPGSICTTRVVAGVGVPQISAILDVASVTRSARIPLIADGGIKFSGDIAKALAAGADVVMIGNLLAGTTESPGEFVIYKGRRYKSYRGMGSLGAMVEGSKSRYFQDEYEPEKLVPEGIEGRVPYKGDAKDVVYQLIGGLRSAMGYCGCATIAEFQTKTRFVRISSASLRESHPHDVIITKEAPNYMVEEKEE; this is encoded by the coding sequence ATGAAGGATAAATTTTATTTTGATGATATTGGACTTACCTTTGATGATGTTTTGATTGTGCCGAATTATTCTGAGGTGGTACCCGCTCAGGTATCAACGGAAACATTCCTCACAAAGGACATACGTCTTCATATTCCTCTCATGTCAGCAGCGATGGATACTGTTACGGACGCCAATATGGCTATTGCTATTGCGCAACTTGGAGGGATAGGGGTTATTCACCGGAATCTTACCCCAACGAAACAGGCAGAAGAAGTGCGTAAAGTCAAACGATTTGAAAACATTATCATTGAGACACCTATCACGATTGATTATTCTCAAAATATAGAAAACGTACGAGTTCTCATGCGTCAGGGGCGGATCTCGGGGATTCCTGTGGTTGATGGAGAAAAGAAGCTCATGGGTATCATTACCAAACGGGATCTCGAGTTTTATGATGAGAAAAAGGCGAAGAATATTCCTGTCCATGAGGTAATGACTCCGAGAGAAAAGCTTGTTGTCTACGAGGTAGAGAATCCCCAGCAGGTAGACCTTAACAGGGCAGGGGAGATTATGCGCAAAAATCGTGTGGAAAAACTTCCCCTGGTGAACAAAAAGAACATCCTGGTAGGACTTATTACCTTGAAAGATATAACCAGAATCGTTGAGCATACGTATGCTACCAAGGATGAGGGCGGGCGTCTGAGGGTGGCGGCTGCTGTAGGCACAGGCGAGGCAGAATTAGAGCGGGTAAGTAAACTTGTTGAGGCGGGGGTAGATATCATTGTTGTGGATACCGCGCATGGTCACTCTCGCAAGGTGATCGATATGGTAAAAATGGTAAAAAAGCAATTTCCCTCACAGAATGTAATAGCTGGTAATATTGCAACCGCTGAGGCAGCGAAGGCTCTCATTGACGCAGGCGCAGATGCGGTGAAGGTAGGTATCGGACCAGGGTCTATCTGTACCACGCGAGTGGTGGCGGGAGTGGGCGTTCCCCAGATCAGTGCTATTTTAGACGTAGCGAGTGTTACGAGATCGGCTCGTATTCCACTGATTGCTGACGGGGGGATCAAGTTTTCAGGTGATATTGCCAAGGCTCTGGCTGCTGGGGCAGATGTCGTGATGATAGGTAATCTTCTGGCAGGAACAACAGAGAGTCCGGGAGAGTTTGTGATCTACAAAGGCCGGCGTTACAAATCTTATCGAGGCATGGGATCCCTTGGGGCTATGGTAGAGGGGTCAAAATCTCGATACTTCCAGGATGAGTATGAGCCCGAGAAACTCGTGCCAGAGGGCATCGAGGGGCGTGTGCCTTACAAGGGAGATGCAAAGGATGTTGTTTATCAGCTTATTGGGGGGTTACGTTCAGCTATGGGATACTGTGGATGCGCTACTATTGCCGAATTTCAGACAAAGACGAGGTTTGTACGCATCTCCAGTGCTTCTTTGCGTGAGTCTCATCCCCATGATGTTATTATCACCAAAGAGGCACCAAACTACATGGTTGAGGAGAAAGAAGAGTGA
- a CDS encoding HD domain-containing phosphohydrolase has protein sequence MSTYFFSLEELLKLIREGKSFFLVEPVYDSRLNPLVGTEKVLTEKDIYRIQDRCPEIKNKKLHVKEAFLHYIEESKRIQWAAYAVSFVSTYPLFAGLPHQKKDFINKYLKAVIMDEDYLVWKLSQMKNFSKKLFEQSLLFSAVGLTLYHSYSISALQGMIDASYVHKLIQGTLLMDVGLLKYNQQLVEAKRAGLPPEHAQLLRDHAHDSAQLILSEKSRHQIEDSVIEAIANHEEYIDGTGQPAGKKGAELSEMSRFLSVVNYFTLLMTGELTLAKKSCRECFIKMKADKNHFDHRFYDLLEPTFRYLLTLS, from the coding sequence ATGTCAACCTATTTTTTCTCGTTAGAAGAACTCCTTAAGCTTATTCGGGAGGGGAAGAGTTTCTTTCTTGTTGAGCCGGTTTATGATAGCCGTCTCAATCCTTTGGTGGGGACGGAGAAGGTTTTGACTGAGAAAGATATCTATAGAATTCAAGATCGTTGCCCGGAGATAAAAAACAAAAAACTCCATGTGAAAGAGGCTTTTCTTCATTATATTGAGGAGAGCAAGCGTATTCAGTGGGCCGCATACGCGGTTTCTTTTGTAAGCACTTATCCGCTTTTTGCCGGGCTCCCTCATCAAAAAAAGGACTTTATCAACAAGTACCTCAAGGCTGTTATCATGGATGAGGACTATCTCGTCTGGAAGCTTTCTCAAATGAAAAACTTTTCTAAAAAACTTTTTGAACAGTCGCTTTTGTTTAGTGCTGTTGGGCTTACTTTGTATCATAGTTATTCTATTTCAGCCCTGCAGGGGATGATCGATGCGAGCTATGTGCACAAATTGATTCAGGGGACGCTTCTTATGGATGTTGGTTTGTTGAAGTACAATCAGCAACTTGTAGAGGCAAAGCGAGCAGGGCTTCCGCCGGAACATGCCCAACTCTTAAGGGATCATGCTCATGATTCAGCTCAGCTCATCCTCTCCGAGAAGAGTCGTCATCAGATAGAGGATAGTGTCATAGAAGCGATTGCCAATCATGAGGAGTATATTGACGGAACAGGCCAACCAGCAGGCAAAAAAGGAGCAGAACTCAGTGAGATGAGCCGGTTTCTCTCAGTAGTGAATTATTTTACACTTTTGATGACAGGGGAATTAACCCTGGCGAAGAAAAGCTGTCGGGAATGTTTTATCAAAATGAAAGCGGACAAGAATCATTTTGATCATAGATTTTATGATCTTCTGGAGCCGACGTTTCGCTATCTTTTGACACTTTCATAA
- a CDS encoding DNA-methyltransferase has protein sequence MKKLKGTKTSTFGTKGRINHDSSKFYNSKLYKELGGNKIIDKKENEFPKELENKFILGSAENMKEIPDNSVHLMITSPPYNVSKEYDKDLSLKEYLQLLENAFRETFRVLVNGGRACINVANLGRKPYIPLSDYISRMMIDIGFNMRGEIIWNKGTSASSSTAWGSWKSATNPILRDIHEYILIFSKGDYKREKRGKENTITKEQFIEWTKSIWTMNAESAKRIGHPAPFPEELPYRLIQLYSFKGDIILDPFMGSGTTAIAAIKSDRKFVGYEISQEYIKLAEERLKPILEEKR, from the coding sequence ATGAAAAAGCTAAAAGGAACAAAAACAAGTACTTTTGGAACAAAAGGTAGAATTAACCACGACAGCTCTAAATTTTATAATTCAAAATTGTATAAGGAGCTTGGAGGAAATAAAATCATTGATAAGAAAGAAAATGAATTTCCCAAGGAGTTAGAAAATAAGTTTATTCTTGGTTCTGCTGAAAATATGAAAGAAATACCTGATAATTCAGTTCATTTAATGATTACTTCGCCTCCTTACAATGTTTCCAAAGAATATGATAAAGACTTATCTTTAAAAGAGTATTTACAGCTTTTAGAAAATGCTTTTAGAGAAACTTTTAGAGTTTTAGTAAATGGTGGCCGTGCTTGTATTAACGTTGCTAATCTTGGGAGAAAACCATATATACCACTTTCTGACTATATTTCGAGAATGATGATAGATATTGGATTTAATATGCGTGGTGAGATAATTTGGAATAAAGGAACAAGTGCAAGTTCTTCAACAGCATGGGGTAGCTGGAAAAGTGCCACTAATCCAATTTTAAGGGACATACATGAATATATTTTAATTTTTTCAAAAGGTGACTACAAAAGAGAAAAAAGGGGAAAAGAAAACACCATAACTAAAGAGCAATTCATAGAGTGGACGAAATCTATATGGACAATGAATGCGGAGAGTGCAAAAAGAATCGGACATCCTGCACCTTTCCCCGAAGAACTTCCATATAGATTAATACAACTTTATTCATTCAAAGGAGATATTATACTTGATCCATTTATGGGAAGTGGAACAACAGCGATTGCAGCAATTAAATCCGATAGAAAGTTCGTAGGTTATGAAATTTCACAAGAATATATTAAGTTAGCAGAAGAGAGACTAAAACCAATTTTAGAAGAAAAAAGGTAG
- the dapB gene encoding 4-hydroxy-tetrahydrodipicolinate reductase, which yields MVTIAIMGAAGRMGRTLIQVISQDPQCRLGGALESSQCALLGQDAGVVAGVGTQGVSLSSDPDDLSACDVFIDFSSVEAFEHHVEIASRFKKAYVVGTTGLREEHFKALDEASKVIPVLWAPNFSVGVNLMVKLVQMAAEVLSSGFDVEIVEAHHRLKKDAPSGTAVKLLEVLKEAYKTEDVIYGRSGITGERPQGQIGVHAVRGGDIVGDHTVSFCGIGERIEITHRASSRETFARGAVRAAKFLAGKPAKRYTIEEVLGL from the coding sequence ATGGTCACGATTGCTATCATGGGAGCTGCGGGGAGGATGGGACGAACACTTATCCAGGTTATCAGTCAGGATCCGCAGTGCCGTTTGGGTGGAGCACTGGAGTCATCACAGTGTGCTCTGTTGGGACAGGATGCGGGTGTAGTGGCTGGCGTTGGAACTCAGGGAGTATCTCTTTCCTCAGATCCCGATGATCTTTCAGCATGTGATGTGTTTATTGATTTCAGTTCTGTTGAGGCTTTTGAACACCATGTGGAGATAGCCTCGCGTTTCAAAAAAGCTTATGTTGTGGGTACGACTGGACTTCGCGAGGAGCATTTTAAGGCACTTGATGAGGCAAGTAAGGTGATCCCTGTTCTCTGGGCACCAAACTTTAGTGTTGGTGTGAATCTCATGGTAAAACTTGTTCAAATGGCAGCAGAGGTGCTTTCTTCGGGCTTTGATGTTGAGATTGTTGAGGCACACCACCGTCTCAAAAAAGATGCTCCCAGTGGTACGGCTGTGAAGCTTCTTGAGGTACTCAAAGAGGCATACAAAACAGAAGATGTGATTTATGGCCGTTCTGGTATCACGGGAGAACGCCCTCAGGGTCAGATTGGCGTGCACGCTGTACGAGGTGGCGACATCGTTGGAGATCATACCGTAAGTTTTTGCGGGATTGGTGAGAGAATAGAGATTACGCATAGAGCATCTTCTCGGGAAACCTTTGCTCGTGGGGCGGTTCGAGCCGCTAAGTTTCTTGCCGGCAAGCCAGCGAAACGCTACACGATCGAAGAGGTTTTGGGTTTATAG
- a CDS encoding RecQ family ATP-dependent DNA helicase has product MLITLPTGRGKSLCYQLPSLEQDGLTLVISPLIALMQDQVMGLTEAGVKSGYLSSLQDPEKQEKVLQEMGQYALLYVTPERLASRRFLEVLKMQTVEAVVIDEAHCVSLWGRTFRPSYRRLKDFLRQFPGARRVALSATVTPVVKRDIYHFLELRNPVEIIESPLRNDLTLHLEVRENPLSLLRRVIHTGGPGIIYTQSRYECERLAFLLSHDIPTAFYHAGMSRKERDESLRQFLANEVQWMVATSAFGMGIDKSDIRTVVHLDPPPSLEDYLQQIGRASRDGKGGKAYLFLSSRILLRKEKEYRPRAGFVIAALLRGKWELFLRKIYSYQLWRAMLRWIGSGLSSKVLMRYFEGKSLKHRGMGLPFSFLVGFLQGQRDDGLLFPGYGVKRGFSRMVFERWFWRGVRQGNLCFDVRNGEFWVRRGERQ; this is encoded by the coding sequence ATGTTGATTACCCTTCCTACGGGAAGGGGTAAGTCTCTCTGTTACCAGCTTCCGTCACTGGAGCAGGATGGTCTCACACTTGTCATATCGCCATTGATCGCTCTCATGCAGGATCAGGTAATGGGGCTGACAGAAGCGGGGGTGAAAAGTGGTTATCTTTCTTCTCTTCAGGATCCGGAAAAGCAGGAAAAAGTTCTCCAGGAAATGGGACAGTATGCGCTTCTCTATGTTACGCCGGAGAGACTGGCCTCGAGGCGTTTTCTTGAGGTTTTGAAAATGCAGACAGTTGAAGCAGTAGTTATTGATGAGGCGCATTGTGTTTCACTGTGGGGGAGAACTTTTCGCCCCTCTTATCGTAGGTTAAAGGATTTTTTGCGGCAGTTTCCGGGTGCAAGGAGGGTGGCGCTCAGTGCTACGGTAACGCCTGTGGTAAAAAGAGATATTTATCACTTCCTTGAACTTCGTAATCCTGTAGAGATTATTGAATCCCCTCTTCGCAATGATCTTACGCTTCATTTGGAAGTGAGGGAAAACCCTTTATCCCTTCTTAGAAGAGTTATCCACACGGGTGGTCCTGGTATCATCTATACTCAATCTCGCTATGAGTGTGAGAGATTGGCTTTTCTGTTATCTCATGATATTCCCACGGCTTTCTATCATGCAGGGATGTCTCGTAAGGAAAGGGATGAGAGTCTTCGACAATTTCTTGCCAATGAGGTGCAATGGATGGTGGCGACTTCGGCTTTTGGTATGGGGATTGACAAGTCGGATATTCGTACGGTTGTTCATCTTGATCCTCCACCTTCTCTCGAGGATTATCTCCAGCAGATCGGCCGTGCGAGTCGGGATGGGAAGGGAGGAAAGGCGTATCTTTTCCTTTCGTCTCGTATTCTTTTGAGAAAAGAGAAAGAGTATAGACCAAGGGCAGGATTTGTGATAGCTGCCCTTTTGAGGGGAAAGTGGGAATTGTTCTTGAGGAAAATCTATAGCTATCAACTCTGGCGGGCTATGCTGCGCTGGATTGGTAGTGGACTTTCTTCGAAGGTACTGATGAGGTATTTTGAGGGTAAGTCTTTGAAACATCGTGGGATGGGTTTGCCTTTTTCTTTTCTCGTAGGTTTTTTGCAGGGGCAAAGGGATGATGGGCTTTTGTTTCCGGGATATGGGGTGAAACGGGGTTTTTCCCGGATGGTCTTTGAACGTTGGTTCTGGAGGGGTGTTCGGCAGGGAAACCTTTGTTTTGATGTACGAAATGGGGAATTTTGGGTACGTCGAGGTGAGCGGCAATGA
- a CDS encoding integrase catalytic domain-containing protein, translating into MEILDYFVRITGLKNRNYAARLLRQHGKTIYVGKKNYLKADIAKKGKRPGRKKKFGEEELKMLKQVWEIENYMCGKRLKPILNEVLDNLLANGHFQGFQQAIENLRHISASSIDRLLKHERKKLEIKGRKGTKPGTLLKQQIAIRTWAEWDENCPGFMEIDLVAHEGGNSRGDFAQTLNMVDVWSGWTELVAIKNKASKWVREAIEKVQRRLPFELRGIDSDTGAEFINHPLRDWCEKHQIKFTRGRSSRSNDNCYVEQKNYSIVRQNVGYFRYDTEEEVYYLNRLYAYLRLYANFFQPVMKMTEKKRIGSKVQKKHDDIKTPYQRLLESSYVSEAQKERLTRLYKALDLFHLRQKITACQRKLYSLQKKKRQKTKIWRKLYGIFEYFFL; encoded by the coding sequence ATGGAGATACTGGATTATTTTGTGAGGATAACAGGCCTAAAAAATCGAAACTATGCCGCCAGGCTCTTGAGGCAGCACGGAAAAACCATCTATGTAGGCAAAAAAAATTACCTTAAAGCCGACATAGCCAAAAAGGGCAAAAGACCTGGCAGAAAGAAAAAATTCGGCGAAGAAGAACTAAAAATGCTAAAACAGGTCTGGGAAATTGAAAACTACATGTGTGGCAAACGCTTAAAGCCGATTCTCAATGAAGTTTTAGATAATCTCTTAGCAAACGGGCATTTCCAGGGTTTTCAACAGGCCATAGAGAACTTGCGCCATATAAGTGCTTCAAGTATTGACCGACTTTTGAAACATGAGCGTAAAAAGCTTGAGATAAAAGGACGAAAAGGTACAAAGCCTGGAACGCTATTAAAGCAACAAATAGCTATACGCACGTGGGCAGAGTGGGATGAAAATTGCCCTGGGTTCATGGAGATTGATCTGGTAGCCCATGAGGGAGGAAATAGCCGGGGAGACTTTGCTCAAACATTAAATATGGTGGATGTTTGGAGCGGTTGGACAGAACTTGTGGCAATCAAAAACAAAGCTTCAAAATGGGTAAGAGAAGCCATAGAAAAAGTCCAAAGAAGACTTCCTTTTGAGTTACGGGGAATTGATTCTGATACCGGTGCTGAATTTATTAATCATCCTCTACGCGATTGGTGTGAGAAGCACCAGATAAAATTTACAAGGGGGAGAAGCTCCCGTTCCAATGATAACTGCTACGTTGAGCAGAAAAACTATTCCATAGTCCGCCAGAATGTTGGATACTTCCGCTACGATACCGAGGAAGAAGTCTACTACTTGAACCGACTCTATGCGTATCTCAGGCTTTATGCCAACTTTTTTCAACCGGTTATGAAAATGACAGAGAAAAAGAGAATCGGAAGCAAGGTGCAAAAGAAGCATGATGATATTAAAACTCCCTACCAACGGCTTTTAGAAAGCTCTTATGTAAGTGAGGCACAAAAGGAACGCCTAACAAGGCTTTATAAGGCTCTCGATTTGTTTCACCTAAGACAAAAAATTACGGCTTGCCAGAGAAAACTTTACAGCCTTCAAAAGAAAAAAAGGCAGAAAACAAAAATTTGGAGGAAACTGTATGGAATTTTTGAGTACTTTTTTTTATGA
- a CDS encoding ISNCY family transposase: MREVITMTLKAQKRAKILEMVKNKKIKQKDAAIILGICRRQLIRIFKEYLSKGDEALNHKLIGKPGNHRISSDIKEKIMQIVRNNYKGFKPTFIAEKLYEEHHIKIGASTLRLWMMETGLWKKIRKTAKHRTRRPRKEHFGEMIQMDGSIHDWFGTGKEVCLMNMVDDATGTSYGLFDTGETTQVALQCLFDWIMKYGIPYSIYCDYKSLFYTKREATIEEQLAGKLPLTKFGEVCHRLGIEMIYAHSPQAKGRVERWNGIHQDRLIAEMKLKNIKDIDSANRFLKEYYWEKNNRKFSKKPLSDEDFHIALMPDQDLRNYVCYTAECKVYRDYTIKFSKRIYQIEKKQPIAIKPGDNVILKTWLDGSIHIFKKNIELNFFEIDDYGRRVSA, translated from the coding sequence ATGAGAGAGGTGATAACGATGACACTTAAAGCACAGAAGAGGGCAAAAATACTGGAGATGGTAAAGAACAAGAAAATCAAGCAGAAAGATGCTGCAATAATACTGGGGATTTGCAGAAGGCAACTTATTCGAATTTTTAAAGAATATTTATCAAAGGGTGATGAAGCCCTCAATCACAAATTAATAGGCAAACCGGGGAATCACAGAATTAGCAGTGATATCAAAGAGAAAATTATGCAGATAGTACGGAATAATTATAAAGGTTTTAAGCCGACATTTATAGCTGAAAAGCTTTATGAGGAACATCATATAAAAATAGGAGCATCAACGCTTCGTTTATGGATGATGGAAACAGGATTGTGGAAGAAAATAAGAAAAACTGCGAAACACCGTACCAGAAGGCCGAGAAAAGAGCATTTTGGAGAAATGATTCAAATGGACGGCAGCATTCACGACTGGTTTGGGACAGGCAAAGAAGTCTGTCTGATGAATATGGTGGATGATGCTACAGGCACATCTTACGGTCTTTTCGACACAGGAGAAACGACACAAGTAGCGCTGCAATGTTTGTTTGACTGGATAATGAAATACGGTATTCCTTATTCGATCTATTGTGATTATAAAAGCCTGTTCTATACGAAACGGGAAGCGACCATAGAAGAACAGCTTGCAGGGAAATTGCCTCTAACAAAGTTTGGAGAGGTCTGCCATAGGCTGGGGATAGAAATGATATATGCCCATAGTCCCCAGGCAAAAGGACGCGTAGAGAGATGGAATGGGATCCATCAGGACAGGTTAATAGCAGAAATGAAACTAAAAAACATAAAGGATATTGACAGTGCCAATCGTTTTTTGAAAGAATATTACTGGGAAAAGAATAACCGAAAATTTAGTAAAAAACCTCTGTCGGATGAAGATTTTCATATTGCATTAATGCCTGATCAGGACTTAAGGAACTATGTTTGTTATACGGCCGAGTGCAAAGTCTATAGAGATTATACAATAAAGTTTTCTAAAAGAATATACCAGATTGAAAAGAAACAACCTATAGCCATAAAACCCGGGGACAATGTTATCTTAAAAACCTGGCTTGATGGAAGTATACATATTTTTAAGAAAAATATCGAATTGAACTTTTTTGAAATAGATGATTATGGTCGTAGAGTTTCGGCATAA